In Drosophila miranda strain MSH22 chromosome Y unlocalized genomic scaffold, D.miranda_PacBio2.1 Contig_Y3_pilon, whole genome shotgun sequence, a single window of DNA contains:
- the LOC117194541 gene encoding protein tantalus-like → MVRRQMPPRACKSKSQSAARPSLSPSRLAKKPSLTPTTGSQAPSQTIAKSRPTGLETIFERPGNEDDGPTSSHAVAFGECQRRVLALGTGEKKRTLSQKSCLKVRNTLGERSTRHMMTLRASRTTLDSVMLGGSDDEGESVGVAPAVAPVAAPEVVPAGGNAGTNQPAPFVLRTSRRLKSLPPF, encoded by the coding sequence ATGGTTCGGCGCCAAATGCCGCCGCGCGcctgcaagagcaagagccagagcgcCGCCAGGCCCAGTCTTAGTCCCAGCcgcctggccaagaagcccaGCCTGACGCCGACCACCGGTTCTCAGGCGCCATCGCAGACCATCGCAAAGTCGAGGCCCACCGGTCTCGAGACGATTTTTGAACGGCCCGGCAATGAGGACGACGGGCCCACCAGCAGCCATGCCGTGGCATTCGGCGAGTGCCAGCGCCGCGTCCTCGCCCTGGGTacgggcgaaaaaaaaagaaccctgTCGCAGAAGAGCTGCCTGAAGGTGCGCAACACCTTGGGCGAACGCAGCACCCGGCACATGATGACACTGCGGGCGTCCCGCACTACTTTGGACAGCGTAATGCTCGGGGGCTCGGACGATGAAGGCGAGTCGGTCGGAGTCGCTCCCGCAGTCGCTCCCGTAGCTGCTCCCGAAGTCGTTCCCGCTGGAGGAAATGCCGGTACAAATCAGCCGGCACCATTCGTGCTGCGCACCAGCAGGAGGCTCAAGAGTCTTCCTCCGTTTTAG